From a single Oreochromis niloticus isolate F11D_XX linkage group LG3, O_niloticus_UMD_NMBU, whole genome shotgun sequence genomic region:
- the LOC112846303 gene encoding uncharacterized protein LOC112846303: MNMLGTLEPHLKPRWHEYVDAMTHAYNCTRHDSTGYTPYYLMFGRHPRLPVHLVFGLSTTNGSGGYSEYVQTLHDCLSQAYAQANQASRQAKGHQKRYYDRQAKSQSFSPGDRVLVKVCHVEGRSKLGDKWESRPYIVVKKQPDMPVYVVRSENGDTERVVHRNLLTQCMFLPVEQVGEETREEMELDMEESWEIEDIEDSGEQAGEVIRQEEESDTIEDGEADSLEGGVEGVSPETAFGSLAPTGPEERDTGAGQESEEWRGNETARVTHSPPRPSEPRRNLPRSRHPPNRLTYGSRVIEPGEDQKKIERGWKLWQRAKARRAAGNT; this comes from the coding sequence ATGAACATGCTGGGGACGCTAGAACCTCACCTGAAGCCCCGGTGGCACGAATATGTGGATGCAATGACACACGCCTATAACTGCACCCGCCATGATTCGACAGGGTACACACCATATTACTTGATGTTTGGCAGGCATCCCCGGCTCCCGGTCCACTTGGTCTTTGGGCTGTCAACCACTAATGGGTCGGGTGGATATAGCGAGTATGTCCAGACCCTGCATGACTGCCTGTCGCAGGCTTATGCACAGGCTAATCAGGCCTCCCGCCAGGCTAAGGGTCACCAGAAAAGATACTATGACCGGCAAGCAAAGAGTCAAAGCTTCAGCCCGGGTGACAGAGTCCTTGTTAAAGTGTGTCATGTGGAGGGGCGAAGCAAACTAGGAGACAAGTGGGAGTCACGTCCATACATTGTGGTGAAGAAACAGCCAGACATGCCGGTGTATGTGGTGCGATCGGAAAATGGTGATACGGAGAGAGTGGTCCACCGCAACTTACTCACACAGTGTATGTTTCTTCCCGTGGAGCAGGTGGGAGAGGAGACAAGGGAGGAAATGGAGCTCGACATGGAGGAGAGTTGGGAGATTGAGGACATAGAGGACAGTGGAGAGCAGGCTGGTGAAGTGATCAGACAGGAGGAAGAGTCTGACACAATCGAGGACGGGGAGGCTGATAGCCTGGAAGGAGGTGTGGAGGGAGTTTCACCTGAAACAGCATTTGGATCACTTGCCCCCACAGGACCAGAGGAAAGGGACACAGGGGCGGGACAAGAGAGTGAAGAATGGAGGGGGAATGAAACTGCCAGGGTCACCCACTCACCTCCCAGACCAAGTGAACCAAGGAGGAACTTGCCGAGGAGTCGGCATCCCCCAAACAGACTGACTTATGGGTCAAGAGTTATTGAACCAGGGGAGGATCAGAAGAAGATAGAAAGGGGATGGAAGCTGTGGCAGAGGGCAAAAGCAAGGAGGGCTGCAGGAAACACGTAG